Proteins encoded by one window of Vampirovibrionales bacterium:
- a CDS encoding NAD-dependent epimerase/dehydratase family protein gives MTTVLVTGGSGFLGRHLVEALSAKGYATLAPRSAEFNLETGAGCDAYLEAHGAIDVLIHSAAYYGGIGINQAEPATIFFKNCQMALNAFELARQHQIGKILPIGSACAYPGYLQGDLKEDDFWAGALHDSVEAYGFTKKLQLVAQKAYYKQHGIASNHLILTNLYGPHDVFTEYRSHVASALIKKFADAKANHAPSVTLWGDGSPIREFLFVKDAAEAIARAVALPHDPTPINIGVGVGTTIRELAELTADAVGYDGDILWDTSQPNGAARKVLDISRLRDKLGWEPTTRLQSGLRETVAWYLANKSLADARA, from the coding sequence ATGACAACCGTTCTGGTCACCGGCGGCTCGGGCTTTCTCGGGCGACATCTGGTCGAGGCGCTCTCGGCCAAGGGTTATGCGACGCTGGCCCCTCGCAGCGCTGAATTCAACCTCGAAACCGGCGCAGGATGCGACGCCTATCTCGAGGCGCATGGCGCGATCGACGTTCTCATTCATTCGGCCGCTTATTACGGCGGCATCGGCATTAATCAGGCCGAACCCGCGACGATCTTCTTCAAAAACTGCCAGATGGCCCTCAACGCCTTTGAACTGGCCCGTCAACACCAGATCGGCAAGATTCTGCCCATCGGCTCCGCCTGCGCGTATCCCGGTTACCTGCAAGGCGATCTTAAAGAGGATGATTTCTGGGCAGGAGCGCTGCACGATTCCGTTGAGGCCTATGGTTTCACCAAAAAACTGCAACTCGTCGCGCAAAAGGCCTACTACAAGCAACACGGCATCGCGTCGAATCATTTGATTCTCACCAATCTGTATGGCCCGCACGACGTGTTTACCGAATACCGCTCACATGTGGCCTCGGCCCTGATTAAGAAATTCGCCGACGCCAAAGCTAATCACGCTCCCAGCGTGACCTTATGGGGCGACGGCTCGCCCATCCGCGAGTTCCTCTTTGTCAAGGACGCCGCCGAAGCCATCGCGCGCGCAGTCGCCCTGCCGCACGACCCGACGCCTATCAATATCGGGGTCGGCGTGGGCACCACGATTCGAGAACTGGCTGAACTCACCGCCGACGCCGTTGGCTACGATGGCGATATTTTATGGGATACGAGCCAGCCAAATGGAGCGGCGCGCAAAGTGCTGGATATCTCGCGCCTGCGAGATAAACTGGGATGGGAGCCGACCACGCGGCTGCAAAGCGGTCTACGCGAAACCGTCGCCTGGTACCTCGCCAATAAGTCGCTTGCAGACGCGCGGGCGTAA
- a CDS encoding ABC transporter ATP-binding protein: MLVFNAVGMAIPVRIQVAIDGLAGMTPHALGFALAQILALGAVLFCTRLVSRVFLVGVGRRLECDFRAAMFERLLSLPASYHQTHPPGELLSRVSNDAQALRFLTGGGVMMGFNTLFAYAMALPTMWGYSPRLTVLALSLFPLAVLLMSGVNRRVKTYYAETQSHLAQISAVAQENFSAMAVIQTYAKETVEDRRFQRVCRAYLKAFQDLIRARVWLTLIMAMVSSVGVLAVLTQGGWETIAGRMSGGAFLAFLLLLERLSFPTAAMGWVITIFQQGAAAMERMDAILSASAPSHGRATRPYESPFPHGPLEIRRLTFSYHNPYDESAQAAGKRDSRPVLQDVSLCVEPGETIAVVGPLGSGKSTLLQLIAGRYPIEDGAIRIGGRDINQDGPARERLRQAVMLMPQRSFLFSSDIAHNIAYAQPDAIDSDGEGSVVRAARIAAIDAEIKAMPLAYRTIVGERGLTLSGGQRQRLALARSLMTPSRILLLDDPFANVDAHTEADIIDALIAQRVFADKITLIATHRLSIAPRVSRVALMDAGRLLALAPHAQLLEEQPLYRALHRLARLESELSEVWRDAPADESGEEEAS, encoded by the coding sequence TTGCTGGTTTTTAATGCGGTGGGCATGGCGATTCCCGTTCGCATCCAAGTGGCGATTGATGGTCTGGCGGGCATGACGCCGCACGCGCTGGGGTTTGCCTTGGCCCAGATTCTCGCGTTGGGAGCGGTGTTGTTCTGTACGCGTCTGGTGTCGCGCGTTTTTCTGGTGGGGGTGGGGCGGCGGCTCGAATGCGACTTTCGCGCGGCGATGTTTGAGCGTCTGCTCTCTCTGCCGGCGTCTTACCATCAGACGCATCCGCCCGGTGAGCTGCTATCGCGCGTAAGCAACGATGCGCAGGCCTTGCGCTTTCTTACCGGCGGCGGGGTAATGATGGGCTTTAATACGTTGTTCGCCTACGCCATGGCGTTGCCGACGATGTGGGGATATAGCCCGCGTTTGACGGTGCTGGCGTTGTCGTTGTTCCCGTTGGCTGTTTTGTTGATGAGCGGCGTCAATCGGCGCGTCAAAACGTATTACGCAGAGACGCAGTCCCATCTGGCGCAGATTAGCGCGGTGGCCCAGGAAAATTTCAGCGCCATGGCGGTTATTCAGACCTACGCAAAAGAAACGGTTGAGGATCGTCGCTTTCAGCGCGTCTGCCGGGCGTATCTCAAGGCGTTTCAGGACTTGATTCGCGCGCGAGTATGGCTGACCCTCATCATGGCCATGGTCAGCAGCGTCGGGGTGCTGGCCGTTCTGACTCAGGGCGGGTGGGAGACCATCGCCGGGCGAATGAGCGGGGGCGCCTTTCTGGCCTTCTTGCTGTTGCTGGAGCGCTTGTCGTTCCCCACGGCGGCGATGGGCTGGGTGATTACGATTTTTCAGCAAGGCGCGGCGGCCATGGAGCGTATGGACGCGATTCTGTCAGCGTCTGCGCCGTCGCATGGGCGGGCGACGAGACCCTATGAGAGTCCATTTCCGCACGGGCCTCTGGAGATTCGCCGACTGACGTTCTCGTATCATAATCCGTATGACGAATCGGCGCAGGCGGCGGGCAAGCGCGATTCGCGGCCCGTATTGCAGGACGTGTCGTTGTGCGTCGAGCCCGGCGAAACCATCGCCGTCGTAGGCCCGCTGGGCTCAGGTAAGTCGACCCTGCTGCAATTAATTGCGGGACGATATCCCATCGAAGACGGCGCGATTCGTATCGGCGGGCGCGACATCAATCAGGACGGACCGGCGCGCGAGCGCTTGCGTCAGGCCGTGATGCTGATGCCGCAGCGGAGCTTTCTCTTTTCTTCCGATATCGCGCATAATATTGCATACGCTCAACCCGACGCAATTGACAGCGACGGGGAAGGCTCTGTTGTTCGGGCGGCTCGTATTGCGGCTATCGATGCCGAGATAAAAGCGATGCCGCTTGCGTATCGCACCATCGTCGGCGAGCGCGGCCTGACGCTCTCTGGCGGCCAGCGCCAACGACTGGCGCTGGCGCGCAGCTTAATGACGCCCTCTCGAATTCTGCTGCTGGACGATCCATTCGCCAATGTCGACGCGCATACCGAGGCTGACATTATCGATGCGCTGATCGCGCAACGCGTCTTTGCGGATAAAATCACGCTGATCGCTACGCATCGCCTGTCGATTGCGCCGCGCGTCTCGCGCGTCGCACTGATGGACGCCGGTCGCCTCTTGGCGCTCGCCCCCCATGCGCAATTACTCGAAGAGCAACCGTTGTATCGCGCCCTGCATCGTCTTGCGCGGCTCGAAAGCGAGCTGTCCGAGGTCTGGCGCGATGCGCCTGCGGACGAAAGCGGCGAGGAGGAAGCCTCATGA
- a CDS encoding SDR family oxidoreductase has protein sequence MKILVTGGAGYKGSLLIPMLLKQGHKVTLFDNFMWGIKPILHFATDPYLDIISGDIRDREAVGKAMAGCDLVIHLAAIVGYPACAADPARAVSINVEGTRNLTSQLQGGQRIIFASTGSTYGKVDGVCTEETPIAPLTLYGSTKSQAETLCLEKGGVALRFATVFGTSPRLRLDLLINDFVYQALHNRQIVLYEGHFRRTFLHVKDAAESYLFTLDNYDKMSGQAYNIGDDAMNFTKRDIAVMLKDMLEFYLHEADVGEDFDKRDYAVSYEKIGQLGFKTRVGIDEGLKELIRVLRHIRITNEWRNA, from the coding sequence ATGAAAATTCTGGTGACGGGCGGCGCAGGATACAAAGGCTCGTTATTAATCCCGATGCTTCTCAAACAAGGCCATAAGGTCACGCTGTTCGATAACTTCATGTGGGGTATCAAACCCATCCTGCACTTCGCAACGGATCCGTATCTGGATATTATCAGCGGGGATATTCGCGATCGCGAAGCCGTCGGTAAGGCGATGGCTGGCTGCGATCTCGTGATCCACCTGGCTGCTATTGTCGGCTACCCGGCCTGCGCCGCCGATCCCGCGCGCGCTGTCAGCATTAACGTAGAAGGCACGCGCAATCTGACGAGTCAGCTTCAGGGCGGCCAGCGAATTATTTTCGCCTCCACCGGCTCGACCTACGGTAAAGTAGACGGCGTCTGCACCGAAGAAACCCCCATTGCGCCGCTAACGCTGTACGGCTCTACCAAGTCGCAAGCCGAAACGCTTTGCCTGGAGAAAGGCGGTGTCGCGCTGCGCTTTGCAACCGTCTTTGGAACATCGCCGCGCCTGCGGCTCGATCTGCTGATCAATGATTTCGTCTATCAAGCCCTGCATAATCGCCAGATCGTATTGTACGAAGGCCATTTCCGCCGGACCTTTCTGCATGTGAAGGACGCTGCCGAGAGCTATCTTTTCACCCTCGACAACTACGACAAGATGTCGGGCCAGGCCTATAACATCGGCGACGACGCCATGAACTTCACCAAGCGCGATATCGCCGTCATGCTGAAAGATATGCTGGAATTCTATCTGCACGAAGCGGACGTTGGCGAAGACTTCGACAAGCGCGATTACGCGGTCAGTTACGAGAAAATCGGGCAACTTGGCTTTAAAACGCGCGTTGGCATTGACGAAGGCCTGAAGGAACTGATTCGCGTGCTACGCCACATCCGCATTACCAACGAGTGGCGCAACGCCTGA
- a CDS encoding DUF87 domain-containing protein, whose translation MVDMFKFLKTRLTPGARALHVAPMFSVALDDYKATGERDAILASSGMGKSYLTGVLMEETLENGGLLCVIDPEGEHFTLAERYPTMIVGGEHGNLPLEEEAMDLYVETMLTAGLSCVFDLSEYLDDEQQHLYGLIADALFVAEQKHRRKIRIVVEEAQIYAPQRTVGGAAASKRGKKMLMDPLVASQKIAKRGRKRAIDSLWATQRPASISKDILSQCNRFWFGGITSEQDYKAIRPFLNEAGVSYAEIKSLHPGEFFFFSKGKTHKIKVRKRHCRHAGATPEAGMTFSATVNSSLEKALSSLAEAVAHRAVERQKEESTISLLRAEIRELRSENDKLRQEIEQEKLATKVIDRLGRSPTALPTTPARRRRKSEPAQDDDLQTLTDTIEARAVHLFPAP comes from the coding sequence ATGGTTGACATGTTTAAATTCCTCAAAACCCGTCTGACGCCCGGCGCGCGCGCGCTTCATGTTGCGCCGATGTTCAGCGTGGCGCTTGACGACTACAAGGCGACCGGGGAACGCGATGCTATTCTGGCCTCCTCCGGCATGGGAAAATCCTACCTGACGGGCGTGCTAATGGAAGAGACGCTCGAAAACGGCGGCCTGCTGTGCGTCATCGATCCGGAGGGTGAGCACTTCACTCTGGCCGAGCGCTACCCGACCATGATTGTCGGCGGCGAGCACGGCAATCTACCGCTGGAAGAAGAAGCCATGGATCTCTACGTCGAGACCATGCTGACCGCAGGGCTGTCCTGCGTCTTTGACCTCAGCGAGTACCTTGACGACGAGCAACAGCATCTGTACGGCCTGATTGCTGACGCCCTGTTTGTCGCTGAGCAGAAGCACCGGCGAAAAATTCGCATCGTGGTTGAAGAAGCCCAGATTTATGCGCCTCAACGCACGGTCGGCGGGGCCGCCGCTTCTAAACGCGGTAAAAAAATGCTGATGGATCCGCTGGTTGCTAGCCAGAAGATCGCCAAACGCGGTCGAAAACGCGCTATCGACAGCTTGTGGGCGACGCAGCGGCCTGCGAGCATCAGCAAGGATATTCTGAGCCAGTGTAATCGTTTCTGGTTTGGCGGCATTACGTCCGAGCAGGATTACAAGGCGATTCGCCCTTTTCTTAACGAGGCGGGCGTCTCGTACGCGGAAATCAAATCGCTGCATCCGGGCGAGTTCTTCTTTTTCAGTAAGGGTAAAACCCACAAGATCAAAGTTCGCAAGCGCCACTGTCGCCATGCGGGCGCAACGCCCGAAGCGGGAATGACTTTCAGCGCCACGGTCAACAGCTCGCTTGAAAAAGCCCTCTCGTCGCTGGCTGAGGCCGTCGCCCATCGCGCCGTCGAGCGCCAGAAGGAAGAATCCACGATTTCGCTGCTGCGCGCTGAAATCCGAGAGCTTCGTTCCGAAAACGACAAGCTTCGACAGGAAATCGAACAGGAAAAGCTCGCCACCAAGGTGATCGATCGCTTGGGCCGCTCGCCTACCGCTTTGCCGACCACACCGGCTCGTCGCCGCCGTAAGAGCGAGCCTGCGCAAGACGACGATCTCCAAACGCTGACCGATACCATTGAAGCCCGCGCGGTCCACCTGTTCCCCGCTCCATGA
- the pip gene encoding prolyl aminopeptidase, which yields MSALGREPGGLFPPIDDYAGDALSVGDGHTVWVAQAGNPDGAPVLFLHGGPGSGCSPSHRRLFDPRHYRVILPDQRGAGRSTPHASLHENTTWKLIADLETVRERLGIARWMVFGGSWGSTLALAYAQTHPERVSGLILRGIFLCREAEIRWFYQPGGCSWIFPDEWARYEAVIPSHDRGDMVAAYYRRLTHADPEIQLAAARAWSGWEHATCKLLKPSTPLDDATALAMARIECHYFVNQSFFPEPDYLLRNVDRIRHLPTWIIHGRYDVVCPFQNAWDLHQALPQAHFAPIADAGHAYDEPGILAALIAATEAAKAIS from the coding sequence ATGAGCGCTTTGGGGCGTGAACCGGGTGGGTTGTTTCCGCCTATAGACGATTACGCTGGCGATGCGTTGTCCGTTGGCGATGGTCATACGGTATGGGTGGCGCAAGCCGGGAATCCTGACGGCGCGCCGGTGTTGTTTTTGCATGGCGGACCGGGCTCGGGATGCTCGCCGAGTCATCGCCGCTTGTTTGATCCGCGCCATTACCGCGTCATTTTGCCCGATCAACGCGGCGCCGGGCGTAGTACGCCGCATGCGTCTCTCCACGAAAATACCACCTGGAAGCTCATCGCCGATCTGGAAACCGTACGCGAGCGTCTGGGAATTGCGCGCTGGATGGTTTTTGGCGGATCATGGGGCAGTACGCTTGCGCTGGCCTATGCGCAGACGCACCCCGAGCGCGTCAGCGGCCTGATTCTCCGAGGGATTTTTCTGTGTCGCGAGGCGGAAATCCGCTGGTTTTATCAGCCCGGGGGCTGCTCATGGATTTTTCCCGATGAATGGGCGCGTTACGAGGCGGTGATTCCGTCTCATGATCGCGGCGACATGGTGGCGGCCTATTATCGCCGTCTGACGCATGCCGATCCCGAGATTCAATTGGCGGCGGCGCGCGCATGGAGCGGCTGGGAACACGCGACCTGCAAACTGCTGAAACCCTCAACACCCTTGGATGATGCGACGGCGCTGGCGATGGCCCGCATTGAGTGCCATTACTTCGTCAATCAGTCCTTTTTCCCAGAGCCGGATTATCTTCTGCGAAATGTGGATCGTATTCGCCACCTGCCTACGTGGATTATTCACGGACGTTACGATGTGGTCTGTCCGTTTCAGAATGCATGGGATCTGCATCAGGCCTTGCCGCAGGCGCATTTTGCGCCGATTGCGGATGCGGGCCACGCCTACGACGAGCCTGGTATTCTGGCGGCGCTAATCGCCGCCACTGAAGCGGCGAAAGCGATTTCTTAA